The Anomalospiza imberbis isolate Cuckoo-Finch-1a 21T00152 chromosome 7, ASM3175350v1, whole genome shotgun sequence genome has a window encoding:
- the IFIH1 gene encoding interferon-induced helicase C domain-containing protein 1 isoform X1 has protein sequence MAEGTRDERFLYMISCFRPRLKQFIQVQPVLDRLPSLSAEDRDRVRAAALQRGAAAGAEELLRAVERGPRGCGWIREFLQALEHGGCSLAACYANPSLSQLPSPAEEAEHDLCVHLVQLLHVTLVDRMRTVQVAEKCLQMGIFHDEDVDRIQTVTDNRGNRDGARELLSRIVQKKDWFSSFLIALRETKHEDLADDLSGNTGENKQNGMEQTANEETEVTSQPGYVIEENSKQEENVDDSFSSENSLLETSIEKSSVVSESDVSIGDGSVSYLNENLEQSCTTSDSDEDEVERRASPEPDLTLRDYQMEVAKPALNGENIIICLPTGSGKTRVAVYITKDHLDKKKRASEPGKVIVLVNKVPLVEQHLKREFSPFLKRWYQVIGLSGDSQLKISFPEVVRRNDVIISTAQILENSLLNGSKEDEESVHLSDFSLIIIDECHHTQKEGVYNNIMRRYLKEKMKNRKLAKENKPLIPQPQILGLTASPGVGGATSYSKAEEHILKICANLDACRIMTVEEHASQLKNQVKEPSKKTVIADDKKRDPFKEKITEIMTEIQNYCQLHPKPEFGTQTYEQWVIREEKRAAKEEKRRERVCAEHLKKYNDALQINDTIRMVDAYNLLNNFYKEEKNKKTVRSDDDDDDDDKPAVSKQDETDEFLIGLFHAKKKQLKELTRKPENENEKLMKLRNTLMEEFTKTEEPRGIIFTKTRLSAFALFQWIKDNPKFEEVGIKAHYLIGSGHKSEMKPMTQNEQREVIDKFRCGNVNLLIATTVAEEGLDIKECNIVIRYGLVTNEIAMVQARGRARADESTYALVASSGSGAVERENVNIFREKMMYKAIQRVQKMPQEEYLNKIQSFQLQSIVEKQMKVMRDQRKTYKKNPSLIKFLCKNCSKLICSGEDIQVIEDMHHVSVKKDFQSLYHIRENKTLQDKHADYQTNGEIICKDCGQAWGNMMVHRGLDLPCLKIRNFVVVFADKKTTNDIFKKWGDLPIRFPSFDYAAHFPSSDED, from the exons ATGGCAGAGGGCACCCGGGACGAGCGGTTCCTTTACATGATCTCCTGCTTCAGGCCGCGGCTGAAGCAGTTCATCCAGGTGCAGCCCGTGCTGGACCGGCTCCCCTCGCTGAGCGcggaggacagggacagggtgcgTGCGGCCGCCCTGCagcggggcgcggcggcgggcgcggaggAGCTGCTGCGGGCCGTGGAGCGGGGGCCCCGCGGCTGCGGCTGGATCCGCGAGTTCCTGCAGGCGCTGGAGCACGGCGGCTGCAGCCTGGCCGCCTGCTATGCCAACCCCAGCCTGAGCCAGCTGCCCTCGCCGGCAGAGGAGGCCGAGCACGACCTCTGCGTGCAcctggtgcagctgctgcacgtCACGCTGGTGGACAGGATGCGCACCGTGCAGGTGGCCGAGAAGTGCCTGCAGATGGGAATCTTCCATGACGAGGACGTGGATCGG ATCCAGACTGTTACTGACAATCGTGGGAACAGAGATGGTGCAAGGGAGTTACTGAGCAGAATAGTCCAGAAGAAAGATTGGTTCTCTTCTTTTTTGATTGCTCTCCGTGAAACCAAGCATGAAGACCTTGCAGATGATTTAAGTGGAAATACAGGAG AGAATAAACAAAATGGGATGGAGCAGACTGCAAACGAAGAAACAGAAGTTACAAGCCAACCAGGATACGTCATAGAGGAGAATtcaaaacaggaagaaaatgtggATGATAGTTTCAGCAGTGAGAACAGTCTGTTGGAAACGTCCATAGAAAAGAGTTCTGTGGTGTCAG AGTCAGATGTCTCCATAGGAGATGGAAGTGTCAGTTACTTGAATGAAAACCTGGAACAGAGCTGCACAACCAGTGATTCAG ATGAAGATGAAGTGGAGAGGAGAGCCTCACCTGAGCCAGATCTGACCCTGAGAGATTACCAGATGGAAGTGGCAAAGCCAGCATTGAATGGGGAGAATATTATAATATGTCTCCCTACAGGCAGTGGTAAAACCAGAGTGGCAGTTTACATTACCAAAGATCACTTGGATAAGAAGAAAAGAGCATCAGAGCCTGGAAAAGTCATAGTACTTGTTAATAAG GTTCCACTGGTAGAACAGcatttaaaaagagaatttaGTCCATTCCTGAAGCGTTGGTATCAGGTTATTGGTTTAAGTGGTGATTCTCAGCTGAAAATCTCATTTCCTGAAGTTGTCAGAAGAAATGATGTCATCATCAGTACAGCACAGATCCTTGAGAATTCACTTTTAAATGGATCCAAGGAAGATGAAGAAAGTGTCCACTTATCAG atttttcccTCATCATCATCGATGAGTGTCATCACACTCAAAAGGAAGGTGTCTACAATAATATAATGAGACGTTActtaaaagaaaagatgaaaaacagGAAGctggcaaaagaaaacaaaccactgaTCCCACAGCCTCAAATTCTGGGACTTACAGCCTCACCTGGTGTAGGAGGTGCAACATCCTACTCAAAAGCTGAAGAGCATATTCTGAAA ATCTGTGCTAATCTTGATGCATGTAGAATTATGACTGTTGAAGAGCATGCCTCCCAGCTAAAGAATCAGGTGAAGGAACCATCTAAGAAGACTGTGATTGCAGATGACAAgaaaagg GATccatttaaagagaaaattactGAGATCATGACAGAAATACAAAACTATTGCCAGCTTCACCCAAAGCCTGAGTTTGGAACTCAGACATATGAACAGTGGGTGatcagagaagagaaaagag ctgcaaaagaagaaaaacgCAGGGAACGTGTCTGTGCAGAGCACTTGAAGAAATACAATGATGCTCTCCAGATAAATGACACCATCCGAATGGTGGATGCCTACAATCTCCTAAATAACTTTtataaagaggagaaaaataagaagACAGTAAGgagtgatgatgatgatgatgatgatgataaacCAGCAGTATCAAAACAGGATGAAACAGATGAATTTCTAATAGGTTTATTTCATG caaaaaagaaacagCTGAAAGAGTTGACTAGAAagccagaaaatgaaaatgagaagcTAATGAAGTTGAGAAATACTTTAATGGAGGAGTTCACAAAGACTGAGGAACCTCGAGGAATCATTTTCACAAAGACTCGTCTAAGTGCCTTTGCTCTTTTCCAGTGGATTAAGGACAACCCAAAATTTGAAGAAGTGGGAATTAAGGCCCATTATCTTATCGGCTCTGGACATAAGAGTGAAATGAAGCCCATGACTCAG AATGAGCAAAGGGAAGTAATTGATAAATTTCGATGTGGAAATGTAAATTTGCTAATTGCTACTACTGTAGCTGAGGAAGGCCTGGACATCAAAGAGTGTAACATCGTTATTCGCTATGGCCTTGTCACCAATGAAATTGCCATGGTGCAG GCTCGTGGTAGAGCTCGAGCTGATGAAAGCACTTATGCTCTTGTTGCTTCAAGTGGCTCGGGGGCTGTTGAACGtgaaaatgttaatatttttcGTGAGAAAATGATGTATAAGGCCATTCAGCGTGTCCAGAAGATGCCACAGGAAGAGTATTTAAATAAG ATTCAGAGTTTCCAGTTGCAAAGTATAGTGGAAAAACAAATGAAGGTGATGAGAGATCAGCGCAAGACATACAAGAAAAATCCTTCACTAATAAAATTCTTATGCAAAAATTGCTCCAAGTTGATATGTTCTGGAGAAGATATACAAGTTATTGAAGACATGCATCATGTTAGTGTGAAAAAAGATTTCCA AAGTCTTTATCatataagagaaaataaaacactgcaAGATAAGCATGCTGATTACCAGACAAATGGGGAAATTATATGCAAAGACTGTGGGCAG GCTTGGGGAAATATGATGGTTCACCGAGGTCTTGACCTGCCTTGTCTAAAAATTAGAAACTTTGTGGTTGTGTTTGCAGACAAGAAAACAACAAatgatatttttaagaaatgggGAGACCTGCCCATCAGGTTTCCTAGTTTTGATTATGCAGCTCATTTTCCTTCAAGTGATGAAGATTAA